GGATCGAGATGGCCAGACCGGCCAGAACGGTGCTGAAGCCGAGGTCGCGGTGAACCCAGTCGGGCAGGACCGCCAGCGGCAGGCCGACACCCAGATAAGCCAGCGCCGTGCAGGTGACGCTGAGCAGGATTTCGCGGTTGGGATTGGGTGTCGCAGTTTGGGAGACGGCATGAGGGGCCGCCGGCGCGGAGGAGGCGTGGGACATGCCCGCCTCCTAGGCCGGTCGATTTTGTCCGGCAAATGCCCTGCCGTGCAAAGTCCGGCGTACCAGTTGCATGAAATCGAATGCGCGGTGCGCAAACGGGGGCTGATTTTGAAAGGCAAGGAAGAACAAGGGATACCGCAGGGGGCAGGGCCCCCTGCACCCCATGAGCTTTGGACAGGGCAGTGCCTTGGGCTCGGTTGGGTGTGGCAACCGGCCCCGGTTCAGTTGCCTAGTGCGACGACTCCGCCGGTCGATCCGAAGCCGCCCTCGCCGCGCGCGGTTTCGCCCAGATCGTCCACTTCGAGCCAGGTTCCCCGCGTGACCGGGGCCAGCACCAGTTGCGCGATCCGGTCGCCACGGCGGATGGCGAAGCTTTCCTGACCGTGGTTGATCAGGATGATCTTGAGTTCGCCGCGATAGTCGCTGTCGATCGTGCCGGGGGCATTGGGCGCGGAAATGCCATGCTTGAGCGCGAGGCCCGAACGCGGGCGCACCTGGATTTCATAGCCATGGGGGATCGCCAGCGCGAGGCCGGTGGCCACCGCGTGGCGCTGGGCCGGGGCGAGGTCCACGTCTTCGGCGGCCACCACGTCCATGCCGGCGGCGCCTTCGGTCGCATAAGCGGGCAGCGGCAGGCCTTCGCCGTGGGGCAGGCGCTTGAACAGGATCGGCACGGGGGCGGGGTGCGTGGTCATGCGGAGGTTCCGTCTGTGTGGGCAAGAGTGGTGGCGATGCGCGCGATGATCGCTTCGGCCACGGCTTCCTTGGGCATTTCGGGCAGGCTGTCGACCCCGGCCGCGTCGATGATGTGGACGGTGTTGCGCGCGCCCCCCATCACCCCGTCCGAAACGTCGTTGGCGACGATCCAGTCGGCTCCCTTGCGCTGGCGCTTGGCAAGGGCGTGGGGAATGACGTCGTTGGTCTCGGCGGCAAAGCCGACGACCAGTGCGGGGCGGCGCGGCGAGCGGCACAGGCCCGCCAGAATATCGGGGTTTTCGACCAGAGCCAGCGGCGGCGGGGCGCCGGTGCCGTCCTTCTTCAGCTTCTGCCCGGCGGCATCGGCCACGCGCCAGTCGGCAACGGCGGCGACCATGATCGCCACGTCGGCGGGCAGCGCCGCCTCGACGGCGGCGGCCATTTCGCGGGCGGTTTCCACGTCCACCCGGTCGACTCCGGCGGGCGTGGACAGGGTAACCGGGCCGCTTACCAGCGTGACCCGCGCCCCGGCCTTCGCGGCGGCGGCAGCCAGCGCGAAGCCCTGCTTTCCGCTCGACCGGTTGGCGATGTAGCGCACCGGGTCGATCGGCTCGTGGGTGGGGCCCGCCGTGATCAGGACGTGGCGCCCCACCAAAGGACCTGTCCATTGACCCGCCGGCGCGAGGCAGCGCCCGATTTCAGCCCAGACCGCTTCCGGCTCGGGCAGGCGTCCGGGGCCGAATTCGCCGCAGGCCATCGCGCCGACATCGGGTTCCAGCACCTGCACACCCCTTGCGCGCAGCCGCGCGACATTGGCCTGCGTGGCGGCATGTTCCCACATCCGCACGTTCATCGCCGGGACGGCCAGTACCGGCTTGTCGGTCGCCAGCAGCAGCGTGGTCGCCAGATCGTCGGCAATCCCGGCGGCCATGCGCGCCATCAGGTCGGCGGTGGCCGGGCAGACCACCACGAGGTCGGCCTGCCGCGAGAGCTGGATGTGGCCCATCTCAACTTCGTTCTTCAGATCCCACAGCGTGGTGTGGACCGGATTTTCGCTGAGTGCGGCCAGTGTCATCGCGGTGACGAAATGGGCGCCGCCCTCGGTCAGCACGCACGTGACCGAGCCCCCGCCCTTGCGGATCAGGCGGATCAGTTCGCAGGCCTTGTAGGCGGCAATGCCGCCACCGATGATCAGGAGAATGCGGGGAGCGTTCATGGCCCGGCTTGTGCAACCTTGGGGCCCCCGGCGCAAGCGCGCGTGCGACGGGCCCTTGCGACTCGTCCTGCCGGGCGCTTCGGGCGTTGGGGCAAATGCTTTGCGCGCCCGGCAAAAGTTTGTCAGACTTTCGCCGCACCACGCATAATGGCTGGAGAGAATCGATGCATGCGATTCGGTCCCGTTTCATTGCAATCGATTCCGTATCGGCCCGCTCGGTGCTGGCGGTTCTCGTGCTGGTGGCCGGGCTGGCCGATCTGGTGATCGTGGCGTCCTGGCTGGTCACCCCGCATGATGGGGCGAGGCTGGCGCGGGCGGCCCATGGCCTGTCGATCATCCGCGCGCATTGCACCTCGTTTGTCAGCGTGGCGGCGCTGTTCATGATCGCGGGGGGCCTGCGCAAGAGCGGCGACCTGCTGTGGATACCGACTTTCATCTTCATCGGGGCGCTGGCCGAACGGCTGATCAATTTTGTCGTCTTCGGGACTTACCCCGAATGGCTGCTGCCCATGGCGCTCGATACCGCGCATATCGCGCTGCTGATCAGCGCGCGCCGGGTCTGGCAGAGGGATGCCGCCACGCCGGTTTCCGGCGGCTCCTGATCCCCGCTCAGCTTCCCAGCGTGGCGAGCAGGCGCTTGCCCTTGTCGTCGAGCACGTCGGCCAGCGTATAGCGTTCGAGCACCGCGAAAAAGGCTTCCAGCGCCTCGGCCAGCGGATCGGGCAACCCGCAGGCACTCCGCAGCTTGCAATCCCCGCAACCGACGAGGTCGATGGCCCCCTCGGTATGGCGGATCAGGCGCCCCACGTTGATTTCGCCAGCCGGACGGGCCAGCCGCAAGCCCCCGTTGCGCCCCCGCACCGCCTCCACATAGCCGCTGGCCGCCAGATCGCTGGCCACCTTCATCAGGTGGTTCTGCGAAATGTCGTAGGCTTTTGCGATCTCGCCGATCGAGCACAGCCGGTCGGTCCGGGCAGCCAGATAGAGCATCACGCGGACGGCATAATCGGAAAAACGGGTGAGACGCATCGGACCGGACCTTTAAAGATGCATTTTAATTGCATCATTATCGTTCGCCTCATATCTAGCATTCCAGATGCATGATTTCGAGTCGGAAACAGCGCTCAAGGGCAGCGCAAAAGGCAAGGTTCAGAAGCATCGCCATCCCGGCCCGCGTGCCATTCTGAAGGACGTTTCGCATGTTGAATGCCGATCAAACCGCCATCATCAAGGCCACCGTTCCCCTGCTGGAAACCGGAGGCGAGGCGCTGACCACGCATTTCTACAAGACCATGCTCGGTGAATATGCGCAGGTCCGCCCGCTGTTCAACCAGGCCCACCAGGCCCATGGCACCCAGCCGCGCGCGCTGGCCAATGCGGTCCTGAAATATGCCCGGCATATCGACGATCTGGGCGGTCTGGGCGATCTTCCGGCCCAGATCATCCAGAAGCACGTCTCGCTCCAGATCCTGCCCGAACACTATCCCATCGTCGGCACCTGCCTGCTGCGCGCGATCCGCGAGGTGCTGGGGGAAGAGATCGCCACCGATGCCGTCATCGAAGCCTGGGGCGAGGCGTACTGGCAACTCGCCAACATCCTGATCGGCGCCGAGGCGGCGGAATACGAGCGCCTTGCCGCAGCGCCGGGTGGCTGGCGCGGCGCCCGCCCGTTCCGTGTGGCCGACAAGGTCAGGGAAAGCGACGAGATCGTCTCGTTCCACCTCGAACCGGTCGATGGCGGGGCGGTCGTCGCGCACCAGCCGGGGCAGTATCTGGGCCTGAAGCTGGTGGTTGACGGGCAGGAAGTCCGCCGCAACTATTCGCTGTCGCAGGCGGCCAATGGCCGGACCTTGCGCATCAGCGTCAAGCGCGAGCCGGGCGGCGTGGTCTCCAACCACCTGCACGATCATGTCGCGACCGGCGATGTGCTCGATGTCTTCCCGCCCGCAGGTGAGTTCGTCCTGCGCGAAGGCACGGCGCCCCTGGTCCTGATCAGCGGCGGCGTGGGCATCACCCCCACGCTGGCCATGGCCGAGGCCGCGCTCGCGCAGGGCACGCGCGACGTGATCTTCATCCACTATGCCCGCAATGGCGCCGTGCAGGCCTTTGGCCCGACTCTGGCCGCCTGGGCGCAGGCCCACCCGCGCTTTACCGCCCATGTCGTCCTTGAGGCGGAAGCCGGGCGTCCGAGTCTCGAAGCGCTGCGCGGATGGGTTCCGGCTGATGCCGACGCCTATTTCCTTGGTCCCAAGCCGTTCATGGCTGTCGTTGATCAGGCGCTGGCCGCGCTCGGGCTTCCGGTAGAGCGGCGCCATTTTGAATGCTTTGGCCCGTTCGAGGCGCTTGGCTGAATCCGGGCTTTTTCAAAAAACATTGAAGAACAAGGGAGAATGCAGGGGGCACGGCCCCCTGCACCCCATTATCTTTGGACAGGGCGGTGTTTCTGGCCAGGTTGGGTTTGGCGACAACCGGTTCAGGCGGTTTCTTCGAGCGGGACGAATTCGGGGAAGAAAGTGGGCGCGCGGGTCGACCAGGCCGGGGCGGTGGCCGCCGCCTCGCTGATCGACTGGAGCAGGTCCTTGCGGCGCGGCGGGCGGATCTGGGGCAGCGCGGCGGCGCCACAGAAGGCGGCTGGCAGCCAGGGGCGCACGGTTGCGCCCAGCAGGCGCTCGTAGAGGAAGCGATAGGCCGAGAAGCCTTCGAGGCGTTCCTGTCCCAGATCGAACGCGCTCATTTTGATCAGCGCGCCCATGAACGATTCGGTTCCATCGGCGGCAGGCCCTTCGGGCAGCATGGCGCGCAACGGGGCGATGGCCTGGTAGACCTCGTACTGGGTGCGGATGGCGGCGGCCTCGGCCGGGTTGCGCGCCCAGATCGAACAGGCGTCGCGCCGTCCCAGGCCAATATCCAGACTGCGTCGGATATAGCGCTGGGTGGCGGCGGGAAAGGCCGCGAACTCGCGCAGTTCGTTGAGCAGTTGGGTGGCGGTCTGGTTGTGAGTCATGGCGCACTCCGAACGGGGGCCCCTTGCCCGTTGCGGCAAGGTGGGTCCCCGTGTGGAGCAAGGCTAGGCCCGGATAGTTAGGAGCGGGTTAAACCGGCCATGGCGACCGCCCCCGGTGAGGGGTCAACCCAGGCGCCGGTAACGGAAATACCAGACTTCGTGGCCCTGCGCGCGGGCCTTGGCCTCATAGCGCGTTTCGGGCCAGCCGCCGGGACGCTTCTGGAAATCCTGCGGGGTTTCGGCCAGCCAGCGGAAGGTATCGGTATGGCGGCGCATGACCATCAGCGCATGGCGAAGGTAGATCGGATGGTCGGTCCCGAAGCGGAATTCGCCGCCCGGCTTGAGCTTGCGCGCGAAGAGTTCGAGCGGGCCATCGTTCATCATCCGGCGCTTGGCATGGCGGGCCTTGGGCCAGGGATCGGGATGGAGCAGGTAGAGGAACGAGAGCGCGCCGTCGGGTACGCGACCCAGCACTTCGAGCGCATCGCCATGCTGGATCCGCACATTGGGGATCGGCGGACGCGCGCCGTTGTCGCCATCGAGATGGGTGAGCGCCTGGGCCACGCCATTGAGGAACGGCTCGGCGCCGATATAGCCATGGTCGGGCAGCAGGTCGGCGCGGAAGGCCATGTGCTCGCCCCCGCCAAAGCCGATCTCGAAATGGAGCGGGCAATCGCGCCCGAACAGGCGCTGGGCCGTGACCGGCCCTTCGGCCGGCACCGCGATCTGCGGCAGCAGGGTGTCGACCAGCGCCTGCTGGCCCTGACGCAGGGGTTTGCCCTTGGCCCGGCCATAGAGACGGTTGAGCGTGGTCGGATCGCCGGATTTGTAAGCAGTCATGATCTGTAAGCCCTCATCGCCGGGCGCGATGGCAGGGGCGGCGGGCGCGGTCAATAACGCAAAACGGCCCGTCGTGGGAACGGGCCATCTTGGGATCAGTCCGGGGATTGCCGGGCAGAAAGGGTTCAGGCCGCTTCGATGGCGGTCATGTCGTCGGGATCGCGCAGCACATAGCCGCGGCCCCAGACGGTCTCGATGTAGTTTTCGCCGCCGCAGGCATGGGCCAGCTTCTTGCGCAGCTTGCAGATGAACACGTCGATGATCTTGAGTTCGGGCTCGTCCATGCCGCCATAGAGGTGGTTGAGGAACATTTCCTTGGTCAGCGTGGTGCCCTTGCGCAGCGAGAGCAG
The genomic region above belongs to Novosphingobium sp. IK01 and contains:
- the dut gene encoding dUTP diphosphatase, which translates into the protein MTTHPAPVPILFKRLPHGEGLPLPAYATEGAAGMDVVAAEDVDLAPAQRHAVATGLALAIPHGYEIQVRPRSGLALKHGISAPNAPGTIDSDYRGELKIILINHGQESFAIRRGDRIAQLVLAPVTRGTWLEVDDLGETARGEGGFGSTGGVVALGN
- the coaBC gene encoding bifunctional phosphopantothenoylcysteine decarboxylase/phosphopantothenate--cysteine ligase CoaBC, whose product is MNAPRILLIIGGGIAAYKACELIRLIRKGGGSVTCVLTEGGAHFVTAMTLAALSENPVHTTLWDLKNEVEMGHIQLSRQADLVVVCPATADLMARMAAGIADDLATTLLLATDKPVLAVPAMNVRMWEHAATQANVARLRARGVQVLEPDVGAMACGEFGPGRLPEPEAVWAEIGRCLAPAGQWTGPLVGRHVLITAGPTHEPIDPVRYIANRSSGKQGFALAAAAAKAGARVTLVSGPVTLSTPAGVDRVDVETAREMAAAVEAALPADVAIMVAAVADWRVADAAGQKLKKDGTGAPPPLALVENPDILAGLCRSPRRPALVVGFAAETNDVIPHALAKRQRKGADWIVANDVSDGVMGGARNTVHIIDAAGVDSLPEMPKEAVAEAIIARIATTLAHTDGTSA
- a CDS encoding RrF2 family transcriptional regulator, which gives rise to MRLTRFSDYAVRVMLYLAARTDRLCSIGEIAKAYDISQNHLMKVASDLAASGYVEAVRGRNGGLRLARPAGEINVGRLIRHTEGAIDLVGCGDCKLRSACGLPDPLAEALEAFFAVLERYTLADVLDDKGKRLLATLGS
- the hmpA gene encoding NO-inducible flavohemoprotein, producing the protein MLNADQTAIIKATVPLLETGGEALTTHFYKTMLGEYAQVRPLFNQAHQAHGTQPRALANAVLKYARHIDDLGGLGDLPAQIIQKHVSLQILPEHYPIVGTCLLRAIREVLGEEIATDAVIEAWGEAYWQLANILIGAEAAEYERLAAAPGGWRGARPFRVADKVRESDEIVSFHLEPVDGGAVVAHQPGQYLGLKLVVDGQEVRRNYSLSQAANGRTLRISVKREPGGVVSNHLHDHVATGDVLDVFPPAGEFVLREGTAPLVLISGGVGITPTLAMAEAALAQGTRDVIFIHYARNGAVQAFGPTLAAWAQAHPRFTAHVVLEAEAGRPSLEALRGWVPADADAYFLGPKPFMAVVDQALAALGLPVERRHFECFGPFEALG
- the trmB gene encoding tRNA (guanine(46)-N(7))-methyltransferase TrmB, with the protein product MTAYKSGDPTTLNRLYGRAKGKPLRQGQQALVDTLLPQIAVPAEGPVTAQRLFGRDCPLHFEIGFGGGEHMAFRADLLPDHGYIGAEPFLNGVAQALTHLDGDNGARPPIPNVRIQHGDALEVLGRVPDGALSFLYLLHPDPWPKARHAKRRMMNDGPLELFARKLKPGGEFRFGTDHPIYLRHALMVMRRHTDTFRWLAETPQDFQKRPGGWPETRYEAKARAQGHEVWYFRYRRLG